Part of the Candidatus Cybelea sp. genome is shown below.
ACTATCAGAAGGTACCTGCAGCCGATCTGCTGCGCGGCGTCGACTACTAGCCGGCACCGCTGCGATGTCGCCGATCGGCGCGGACCGGACGTGGAGGTTCAGCCTCGCAACGCGGATCGCGCTGGGATTCTTAGCAGTCTTCATGTTCGGGATCTCGGCGCTGCTCTTCGGTCTGCCGTACGCATACAGCGCAGACCGGAGCGGCGAGTGGATGGTGCTTCTCACCGGGGTCGTGACCACGGGGTTCGGTCTCTTCGCGACCTTCGGCTTGGTCGCCGCCGTGCGAACTCGCGTCACCCTCGGCGCGGCGACGCTCGAGGCGAGGGTGATCGCGGGACACAGCCGGCTCTTGGTGCCGCACTTCCGCGAGGTCCGGCTGCCGCTGTCGGATATCCGCGCCGTCGAACGACGCTCTGAGATATTCACGACGCTGGGTTTTTCCACGATGCGCGACGCGTTGTCGATCGTGACGGCCGAAGGCGAACGGATCGGTCTGTTCAGCAACACGCTGGGAAACGCGAGCACGCTGCCGCTGGACGAAGTCGCGAGCGCCATCGCCGCCGCTTCCGGTATCGCGGTTACCGACGACGGCACCGTTCGCGCGAAAGGGTCGGGCCTGTACGGCGCGGCGTCGTCCTCCTGGAGCGAGGCTCCGCTCGACGATACAAGCGCGAGGAAAGCGCGCCGAGCGGCGATCGCAACGGTACAATTTTGCGCGGTGCTGCTGCTGCTGACGCTCGTGCTGCGAGCCTGCCTCTGAGCTCGGCCGCCTGCGGCTGTGAGAATATTTGAGACTTCGAAGACGGTTGACACGCGCTTCGCACGCTAGGCTATACTCGTTGTGAAAAGGAGCCTGAAGCCGTGCACGAAGCGTTGCCCGCGAACTTTCACAATAACGAAGACGTCAAGTACGGAATGCTGCGCCTGGTCGATATCCCGGCCGAGGTTGCCGCCAACGCGCCCTGGTTCAATCAGACGCTGACGACGGTCAACGACGCGGTCATCCGTTTGGGAATCTTCGAAGGTGATTTTCCGTGGCACAAGCATATCGAGCAAGACGAGTTCTTCCTCGTGCTCGACGGCGAGTTTACGCTCGATATCGAAGGGCACGACTCGGTCGTGCTGCAGCGGCACCAAGGCTTCACCATCCCCAAAGGCACGATCCACCGGCCGCGCTCGCCGCACAAGTCGGTCGTGCTGATGGTGGAGTCGCTGGGCATCGTGGCAACGGGAGACGCGGCGTGAAGCACATCGGGATCGTCGGCTGTTCGCACGAGGGCGCCGCGCTCTGCTACCGCACGATCTGCGCCATGGGCGCGCAGCACCTCGGCGGACACGCGCATCCGGAAGTCTCCCTGCACTCGTACTCGTTCGGCGACTACGTCGAGTGTCTGGAGGCGGGCAATTGGGGCGGCGTCGCAGACCTCATGGTGGGGTCCGCGGAGAAACTCGCGGCCGCCGGTGCCGATTTCCTGATCTGCCCGGATAACACGATTCACGAAGTGCAGCCGGAGGCGGCGAGCCGAACCGAGCTGCCGTGGCTGCACATCGCCGAAGTCGTGCGCGACGAGGCGCTGCAGCGCGGTTTTTCGCGGATCGGCCTGATGGGGACGCGCTGGCTGGTCGACGGTCCGGTCTATCCCAGCGCCTTTTCGGCCGTCGGCTTGGAGTATCTGCGCCCCGACGCAGCGGATCGCGCGACCGTCAATCGGATCATTCTGGAGGAGCTCGTGCGAGGCGAGTTCCATCTCAAATCGGCCGACGAACTCATCGGTGTGACGGAGCACTTCGAAGCCGCCGGCTGCGACGCGGTCGTGCTCGGGTGCACGGAACTCCCGCTCGTGCTCGACGACTCGAATTCCGCCGTGCCGGTGCTCGACTCGACGAGGCTTCTCGCGCGGGCGGCCGTGCGGCGCGCCACCGGCGAAACGGTTGGCGCTTCGAATTAAGCGCGACGCTTTAGCGGTCAGGACGCCCAAGTCTACGCGACGTCGTCGATCGCGGCCCTAATCTGCGTTTAAGCGAAGGCGGCAGACTCTCCACTGGTTGTCAGGTGTCCCCATTAGAGTTGATCCATGATGTCGTCAATCACGATTCCTCGCCCCAACGGCCTCGGAGGACTCTCCGGCGCCATCGCACGGCTGCCGCGTTGGCTCCTGCCGGCGGCGGGCGTGCTGCTCGCCGGGCTCGCGCTTTGGGCCGTTCTGCATTCCCGCTCGCACGCGCAAATGATCACCGCGCCCGTCGTGACGCAGACCCTCGTCCAATCGATAACCGCTTCCGGCACCGTCAATCCGCAGAACCTCATTTCGGTCGGTACACAGGTATCCGGGACGATCGCTTCGATCGACGCCGACTACAACACGAAGGTCGAGCAAGGACAAGTGCTGGCGCGTCTCGACACGAGCACCCTTGCGGCGCAGCTCGATCAAGCGCGCGCCGCCGTCGCGCAAGCGCAGGCTCAAGTCTCTGCGGCCGCCGGCAGTGCCAGCAGCGCTGCTTCCGGTATTGCGGTCGCAAACGCAAACGACGCGGCCGAAGCCGCCGCGATGGCGTCGGCGAAGGCAAACGTCGGCAAAACCCAAGCGGCGCTGACGCTCGCCCAGAAAACCGAAAGCCGTGACGCCGCGCTGCTCGCGCAGGGATACGTCGCACAGAGTGCAGTCGATGCCGATCGCGCCGGCGTCGCGCAGGATCAGAGTGACGTCGCCGCAGCGCAGGCCGCGGTCGCGCAGGCGCAGGCGCAAGTGATGGCCGGCGCCGCAACGGTCAACGAACAGTCGTCGACGGCGAACGGTCAAGCCGCGAGCGTCCAGGCCGCGCAGGCAAACGTGCTCGCGGCCCAAGCGGTCGTGCGGCAAGACGAGCTCAACCTGCAGCACGCGGTCATTACCTCGCCGGTCGACGGAACCGTCGTCGCCCGCGACGTGTCGGTCGGTCAGACCGTCGCCGCGTCCCTGCAGACGCCGACACTCTTTTCGATCGCGCAGAACCTGGCGAAAATGGAAGTCGATATCAACGTTGGCGAACCTGATATCGGGGGAGTCAAGGCTCGAGACCAGGTGAACTTTTCGGTCCTTGCCTACCCGAACAAAACCTTCCACGGTACGGTCGCTCAGGTTCGCATCAACCCGCAGACGCTCAACAACGTCGTCACCTACGACGTCGTGGTCTACGCAGGTAATACCGGCGGAGAACTGCTGCCCGGCATGACCGCAAATGCGACGATTGCTGTCGCGAACGCACCCGACGCACTGACCGTGCCGGTAGGCGCGCTGCACACCGCGGCGACAGGATCGTCCACGCCGTGGGGAAGCGTCAGCGGCTCGGCTACGAGCGGTGTCTCGGCCGGCTCCGCCGCAACGCTCACGGTCGATCGTGCCGGCAGACCGACGCCCATTCACGTGAAAGTCGCGTTGAGCAATGGAACGCTCGCGGCGGTGCTGCCGCTCGGCACGGATACGCTCGCCGACGGCGATCGGGTCGTCACCGGCTGGGCGACAAACCAGCGCGGCCCGCGGACCGGCAGCAGTTCCCCGATGGGCGGCTCACCGGTGCGCAGCGCGGTGCGAGGGATACACTGATGAACGCCGTCGTCGAAGTCAACGGTCTGCGCAAGGAATACGCACTCGGCGGCGAGCGGGTGCACGCACTGCGGGGCGTCGATCTGCGTCTCGAGCCCGGCGAGTTCGTCGCCGTCATGGGGCCTTCGGGCTCGGGAAAGTCGACCTTCATGCACGTTGTCGGGCTTCTCGACACGCCGACGGCAGGCACGTACCGCTTCGAAGGCACCGACGTCTCGGGCCTCGGGGCCGACGAGCGCGCCGATATCCGCGGCAGCCGCCTGGGCTTCGTTTTTCAAGCGTACAACCTGCTGCCGCGCACGAGTGCCATCGAGAACGTGGAGCTGCCGATGGTCTACGCCGGCGCCCACGAAGCCGAGCGCCGCCGTATCGCGACGGCTAAACTGGAACTCGTTGGCATCGCGCAGCTGGCCGGCCATCATCCCAATCAGATGTCCGGCGGCCAGCAGCAGCGGGTCGCCATCGCGCGTTCGCTGGTCAACAATCCCGGGCTGATCCTCGCCGACGAACCGACGGGGGCGCTCGATACGAAGAGCTCGCAAGATGTGATGCGGCTCTTCTCGCACCTCAATGCGGAGCAAGGAATCACGATCATGCTCGTGACGCACGAACCCGAGGTCGCCGCTTATGCGCGCCGCATCGTCACCTTCCGCGACGGCCTCATCACCAGCGACGAAGTAAACGAAAGGCAAGCGGCATGACACTCCAAGCCACCCTCGCGCTCGCTCTAGCAGCGCTGGTTCGCAATAAAGCGAGATCGATGCTCACGATGCTCGGCATCGTCATCGGCGTCGCCGCGGTGATCGTCACGGTCGCAATCGGCGCCGGCGCGCGCACCTCGGTGCAGCAGAGCATCAATAGCCTCGGCTCGAATCTCATCGTCGTGCAGCCCGGAAGCGTCACGCAAACCGGTGCGCGCACCGGTTTCGGCGGCGCATCGACGCTGACGCCCGCCGACGGGCTGGCCCTGGCCAAACTGCCGGGCGTCGCCGCAGTCTCGCCGACGGCTTCGGTGCGCACGCAGGTCGTGGCCGGTGAGAACAACTGGCAAACGACGATCGCCGGCGTCGCGCCGTCGTATACCTTCATTCGCTCGTGGCCGCTGGCCGACGGCCGCTTTATCAGCGAGAGCGACGTCGCGTCGGCGGCCAAGGTCGCGGTGCTCGGGCAGAGCGTCGTTGGGCAGCTCTTTCCGCAGGGCGGCTCGCCGATCGGCCAAACCGTCATCATTAAGGGCGCACCGTTTACCGTCATCGGCACGTTGGCGGCGCTGGGCCAGAGCGGCCTTGGGCAAGACCAGGACGACACCGTCCTGATTCCCTATACTTCCGCGATGGAACGGCTGACGGGGCTCACCACCGTCAACTCGCTGATGGTCTCGGCCGCGAGTGCCGCGGACATCGACTCGGTGCAGCAAAGCGTAACGCAGCTGCTGGAACGGCGCCATCGGATCGTGCCGCCGCTGACCGATGACTTTCAGGTGCGCAATCTGCAGTCGATCGCGCAGGCCGCATCGCAGACGGGGACGGTGATGGAGCTGCTGCTGGCGGGCGTCGCGGCGGTGTCGCTGATCGTCGGCGGAATCGGCATCATGAACATCATGCTCGTCTCGGTAACGGAGCGCACGCGCGAAATCGGCCTGCGCATGTCGGTCGGCGCCCGAGGTGCGACGATCCTGCGGCAGTTCTTGACCGAATCGATCGTCCTCTCGACCATCGGCGGCATCATCGGAATCGTCGCCGGCGTGATCGGCGCACTCGGCGTCGGGCTGTTGACCCAGTGGCCGATGACGATTCCGCCGCAGTGGATCCTTGCATCGGTAGCCTTCTCGGCCATGGTCGGCATCTTCTTCGGCTATTATCCTGCACGGCAGGCGGCACAGCTCAACCCGATCGAGGCCCTGCGATTCGAGTGAACGCACGTATCGCCGTCATCGATGACGAGCCGCACATCCGCGAACTGCTCTCGCTGGCGCTCGGCCACCACAGCTACACGGTTCGCTGTGCCGCCGACGGTGCCGCCGGGCTCCAGCTCGTGCGCGAATGGGCGCCCGACCTGATCGTGCTCGACGTCATGATGCCCAAGGCCAGCGGAATCGAGTTGCTGCCGATGCTTCGGCGTATCACCGATGCTCCGGTCGTCATGCTAAGCGCGCGCGGCGAAGTCGAAGATAAGGTCGAGGGGCTCGCGCACGGCGCGGACGACTATTTGAGCAAGCCGTTCGAAATCTCGGAACTGATCGCGCACGTCGAAGCGAAGCTGCGGCGCCCGCATCTCGAGTCGCGTTCGGTTTTGGAATATGAAGGACTGAGCGTCGACCTCGGCGAGCACGTCGTCGAGCGGGATGGACGCCGGCTCGACCTGTCGCCGCTGGAGTACGCGCTGCTCGTTACGCTCCTGCAGCGGCCGCGACGCGTCTTTACGCGTGAGGAGCTGCTCGACGCCGTTTGGAGCGAGGCCGACGTCGGCACCGGAGCGGTCGAGCGATACATTTCCTATTTGCGCGGCAAGGTCGACGAGGGTTTTGACCGTCCGCTGATCCAGACGGTTCGCGGAGCGGGGTACACACTGCGTGCCTGAGCTCTTCTCGCCGTTTGCCTCGCGTCTCACGCGCGGCTACGTCGTACAGGCCGTCGCTTTGATCGTCTTGGTCGTGGCGACGACGAGCCTGCTGGCGTTCTTGCTGTACGCCGGGTCGTTGAATGAATCGATCGGCTCGGCGGCGCAGCGGGCAACGCTTCGCGCGGCAGCGTACGAGCGCAAAAACGAAGCTTTGCCGGCGTACGCGCCGGCGCTCGCGGAGGAAATCGGCGGTTCTCGCGTACGCGTGCTGGTGTACGATGGCGGACATCATCTCCTCGCGCAAGGCGGTGGGCGAACGCCCGAACCGGGGCGCTTGAGCCGCGCGGCCGCGGGGCTTCTCGGCCTGCATGGATCCGTGGTCGACGTCTCCGGCGGAACGGTCGTCATCGCGCCCGATCTCGGCGGATTCACGCACCTGCTCGAACGTTACTTCGCATTCGTTCTGCCGGTCGGCGGCCTGGCCGTCCTGGCGGCATGGCTGATTGGTCGTACGATCGCGCGCCGGGCGGTCGCGCCGCTCGAGGACGTCGCCGCGGCTTTGCGGCGCATCGCCGGCGGTGACTTCACACCCGAACCCTTACGCTTCCAGGAGAGCGATCTGCGCGCGCTTACCGCTGCATACAACGACGTCGCGCATCGGCTCACTACCGCGACTGCGCAGCGCGAGCGCAACGAGGCGCAGATGCGTCAGTTCGTCGCCGACGCCGGCCACGAGCTGCGAACGCCGCTCACGATCATCATGGGATATCTCGAAGTCTTGCAGCAGGGCGTCGTCAGCGATCCGCAGAGCGTCGCGCGCATCGAGGAGACGATGCTGGCGGAGAGCCGGCGCATGCGCCTCTCGATCGATAAGCTGATCTTGCTCGCGCGCCTCGAGCGGCCGGCCGCGCCGCGTACGGAGCACGTGGACCTCGGCGCGCTGGCTCGACGCGCCGCCGACGAACTGGGCCCACTTGCCGGTCCAGGAAGGATCGTGGTGATCGCGCCGCCGCGAGCCGCGATCGTTGCCGCGGACGAAGCCGAACTCTACGAAGCGATCAAGAACGTTGTCGAAAACGCAGTGCGGTACGCGCCGGCTGCGCCGATCGCGGTGGAGGTGACGGGCAACGCCGACCGGGTTGATCTGAGGGTCAGCGACCGCGGCCCGGGCATGAACGAACAAGACGTCGAACACGCCTTCGATCGTTTCTACCGAGGCAATGCGCGGAGCAGCGGCGAGGGATCGGGGCTTGGCCTTGCGATTGCCAAGCGCGCCGTCGAACGCATTGGCGGTTCCATCGCCATCGAAAGCGCCGTTGACGCCGGGACGCGGGTGAGCATGTCGTTCCCTCTCGGCTGAAAGGGATCGATCGCTCGGCGAGCCCGCAGGCATTGAGGAGACGCCTACGACGGCTTAATATTTTGGTTGATGCAGAACAAGTTGCCGGGATCGTACTTCGCCTTTATGTTCGCCAGACGTGGATAGTTATCGCGATACGCGGATTTGACGAACTCTTCGCCTTCGTCCATTATCATGTTTACGTAGGCGCCTCCGGCCGAAAAGGGATGGAGCTCTAGCCAACAATCCCTTGCCCACTGCATGAGCCGGTCGTTGTTTGAGGGATCGGGATCGACGCCAACGATGACCTCGGCAAAGTTCGCGTCTCGAAAGCTGAATGCTGTGTCGGCGCGCCCCGTGCGGTGCGCCGCACCGTTGAGGGGATAGAGATGTATCGTCGAATGCATGCTCGGAAGGAGCCGCGCATATTTCACGTGGAGATCCACCGAACTATCGGTCAAATCGCGGACGAAGTCGGCCTTCCAGTACCATTGCAAGCCCGCAGGGTAGAGTGGATCGAACATGCTCTGCAGTGCTGGAAAAGGAATCGGGCCCGCAAAGTCCATGATCGGTGGTGCGAACGCTCGAACGGGGCGTAGAGCTGCCTCCGCGCCGGCAAGACCGCCCGTATAGCACCAGACCGTCACGCACATCTTTTTCAAGTGATGCTCGGGCGGAAAGGGCGGCGCCGGCGGCACCGTCACGAATCCGAACCACCCATTGAGATCTTCGGGTGCTTCCAAGATGAAGTCTCGCCATTTGCGAAGTACGTTTGCGCCATCCTCCAGCGGCCAAAAGATCGGACCACCGTACACGGTACCGAGAGAGTTGCCGCGGAACAAAAACGACGTGACGACACCGTAGTTTCCCCCGCCGCCGCGAACCGCCCAAAAGAGATCGGGGTTTTCATCCGTGCTCGCGTGAACGAGGTTTCCGTCGGCCAGGACAATATCGACACTGAGCAGGTTGTCGATCGTTAACCCGTATCGCCGAGTGAGGTAGCCGATTCCGCCGCCCAAGGTGAGTCCCCCGACGCCGGTAGTGGAGACGAAGCCGCTGGGCACGGCTAGCCCGAAGGGGTACGTAGCATGGTCGACGTCGCCCCAAACGCATCCGCCTTCCACGCGAATCGTCCGATTTTCGGGATCGACGCGGATGCCCCTCATGCGCGAGAGGTCGACCACGACTCCATCGTCGCATACGCCGAGGCCGGGGCCGTTGTGGCCCCCGCCGCGCACCGCGAGCGGCAAGCGATTATCGCGAGCAAATCCAACCGCCGCGATCACG
Proteins encoded:
- a CDS encoding cupin domain-containing protein is translated as MHEALPANFHNNEDVKYGMLRLVDIPAEVAANAPWFNQTLTTVNDAVIRLGIFEGDFPWHKHIEQDEFFLVLDGEFTLDIEGHDSVVLQRHQGFTIPKGTIHRPRSPHKSVVLMVESLGIVATGDAA
- a CDS encoding amino acid racemase, whose translation is MKHIGIVGCSHEGAALCYRTICAMGAQHLGGHAHPEVSLHSYSFGDYVECLEAGNWGGVADLMVGSAEKLAAAGADFLICPDNTIHEVQPEAASRTELPWLHIAEVVRDEALQRGFSRIGLMGTRWLVDGPVYPSAFSAVGLEYLRPDAADRATVNRIILEELVRGEFHLKSADELIGVTEHFEAAGCDAVVLGCTELPLVLDDSNSAVPVLDSTRLLARAAVRRATGETVGASN
- a CDS encoding efflux RND transporter periplasmic adaptor subunit, whose product is MMSSITIPRPNGLGGLSGAIARLPRWLLPAAGVLLAGLALWAVLHSRSHAQMITAPVVTQTLVQSITASGTVNPQNLISVGTQVSGTIASIDADYNTKVEQGQVLARLDTSTLAAQLDQARAAVAQAQAQVSAAAGSASSAASGIAVANANDAAEAAAMASAKANVGKTQAALTLAQKTESRDAALLAQGYVAQSAVDADRAGVAQDQSDVAAAQAAVAQAQAQVMAGAATVNEQSSTANGQAASVQAAQANVLAAQAVVRQDELNLQHAVITSPVDGTVVARDVSVGQTVAASLQTPTLFSIAQNLAKMEVDINVGEPDIGGVKARDQVNFSVLAYPNKTFHGTVAQVRINPQTLNNVVTYDVVVYAGNTGGELLPGMTANATIAVANAPDALTVPVGALHTAATGSSTPWGSVSGSATSGVSAGSAATLTVDRAGRPTPIHVKVALSNGTLAAVLPLGTDTLADGDRVVTGWATNQRGPRTGSSSPMGGSPVRSAVRGIH
- a CDS encoding ABC transporter ATP-binding protein, coding for MNAVVEVNGLRKEYALGGERVHALRGVDLRLEPGEFVAVMGPSGSGKSTFMHVVGLLDTPTAGTYRFEGTDVSGLGADERADIRGSRLGFVFQAYNLLPRTSAIENVELPMVYAGAHEAERRRIATAKLELVGIAQLAGHHPNQMSGGQQQRVAIARSLVNNPGLILADEPTGALDTKSSQDVMRLFSHLNAEQGITIMLVTHEPEVAAYARRIVTFRDGLITSDEVNERQAA
- a CDS encoding ABC transporter permease translates to MTLQATLALALAALVRNKARSMLTMLGIVIGVAAVIVTVAIGAGARTSVQQSINSLGSNLIVVQPGSVTQTGARTGFGGASTLTPADGLALAKLPGVAAVSPTASVRTQVVAGENNWQTTIAGVAPSYTFIRSWPLADGRFISESDVASAAKVAVLGQSVVGQLFPQGGSPIGQTVIIKGAPFTVIGTLAALGQSGLGQDQDDTVLIPYTSAMERLTGLTTVNSLMVSAASAADIDSVQQSVTQLLERRHRIVPPLTDDFQVRNLQSIAQAASQTGTVMELLLAGVAAVSLIVGGIGIMNIMLVSVTERTREIGLRMSVGARGATILRQFLTESIVLSTIGGIIGIVAGVIGALGVGLLTQWPMTIPPQWILASVAFSAMVGIFFGYYPARQAAQLNPIEALRFE
- a CDS encoding response regulator transcription factor; the protein is MNARIAVIDDEPHIRELLSLALGHHSYTVRCAADGAAGLQLVREWAPDLIVLDVMMPKASGIELLPMLRRITDAPVVMLSARGEVEDKVEGLAHGADDYLSKPFEISELIAHVEAKLRRPHLESRSVLEYEGLSVDLGEHVVERDGRRLDLSPLEYALLVTLLQRPRRVFTREELLDAVWSEADVGTGAVERYISYLRGKVDEGFDRPLIQTVRGAGYTLRA
- a CDS encoding HAMP domain-containing sensor histidine kinase; the encoded protein is MPELFSPFASRLTRGYVVQAVALIVLVVATTSLLAFLLYAGSLNESIGSAAQRATLRAAAYERKNEALPAYAPALAEEIGGSRVRVLVYDGGHHLLAQGGGRTPEPGRLSRAAAGLLGLHGSVVDVSGGTVVIAPDLGGFTHLLERYFAFVLPVGGLAVLAAWLIGRTIARRAVAPLEDVAAALRRIAGGDFTPEPLRFQESDLRALTAAYNDVAHRLTTATAQRERNEAQMRQFVADAGHELRTPLTIIMGYLEVLQQGVVSDPQSVARIEETMLAESRRMRLSIDKLILLARLERPAAPRTEHVDLGALARRAADELGPLAGPGRIVVIAPPRAAIVAADEAELYEAIKNVVENAVRYAPAAPIAVEVTGNADRVDLRVSDRGPGMNEQDVEHAFDRFYRGNARSSGEGSGLGLAIAKRAVERIGGSIAIESAVDAGTRVSMSFPLG
- a CDS encoding FAD-binding oxidoreductase, encoding MTATNLEGRLPELRAKLRGELLTPADGGYEQARKVYNGMIDRHPAAIAVCLDVADVIAAVGFARDNRLPLAVRGGGHNGPGLGVCDDGVVVDLSRMRGIRVDPENRTIRVEGGCVWGDVDHATYPFGLAVPSGFVSTTGVGGLTLGGGIGYLTRRYGLTIDNLLSVDIVLADGNLVHASTDENPDLFWAVRGGGGNYGVVTSFLFRGNSLGTVYGGPIFWPLEDGANVLRKWRDFILEAPEDLNGWFGFVTVPPAPPFPPEHHLKKMCVTVWCYTGGLAGAEAALRPVRAFAPPIMDFAGPIPFPALQSMFDPLYPAGLQWYWKADFVRDLTDSSVDLHVKYARLLPSMHSTIHLYPLNGAAHRTGRADTAFSFRDANFAEVIVGVDPDPSNNDRLMQWARDCWLELHPFSAGGAYVNMIMDEGEEFVKSAYRDNYPRLANIKAKYDPGNLFCINQNIKPS